A stretch of Candidatus Sphingomonas phytovorans DNA encodes these proteins:
- the ribA gene encoding GTP cyclohydrolase II: protein MSARTTANAIDALRRGWPIAIAGADGTLALLPIETTDPERLAAFDPEGQASVLLTSGRAATLKLANQRDAAAPDSPVMVERAPWLDFAAATALADPQFDLQTPLKGPFRAIPVAAPEAAAAALRLARIGGVLPAFFAGAAATVDVTLTPADIDAHEDAARLTIATRARLPVSGAEDTEIVAFRTPEMPGEHVALLIGAPNGQPPLVRLHSECLTGDVLGSLKCDCGPQLDAAIRAISASGWGILLYLRQEGRGIGLINKLRAYALQDQGFDTVDANTRLGFAVDSRNFAVAARMLDLLGQRSVRLLTNNPEKVAQLEGAGIKVIERVSHILPANPHNERYLATKRDRTGHQF from the coding sequence GTGAGCGCGCGCACGACGGCGAACGCGATCGACGCGCTGCGGCGGGGCTGGCCGATCGCGATCGCGGGGGCGGACGGCACCCTCGCCTTGCTTCCCATCGAGACGACCGATCCCGAACGGCTGGCTGCGTTCGATCCGGAGGGCCAGGCTTCGGTCCTGCTGACCTCGGGCCGTGCCGCGACCCTGAAGCTTGCCAACCAGCGCGACGCCGCGGCACCCGATTCGCCCGTGATGGTGGAGCGGGCGCCCTGGCTCGATTTCGCGGCCGCGACAGCGCTGGCCGATCCCCAGTTCGATCTGCAGACGCCGCTGAAGGGCCCGTTCCGCGCGATTCCGGTGGCGGCACCGGAGGCAGCGGCCGCCGCGCTTCGGCTCGCCCGGATCGGCGGGGTGCTGCCCGCCTTTTTCGCCGGCGCCGCCGCGACGGTCGACGTGACGCTCACCCCGGCCGATATCGATGCGCATGAGGATGCTGCCCGGCTGACCATCGCGACGCGCGCTCGCCTGCCGGTATCGGGTGCTGAAGATACCGAGATCGTCGCTTTCCGTACCCCGGAAATGCCCGGCGAGCATGTCGCGCTGCTGATCGGCGCGCCCAACGGACAGCCGCCACTGGTCCGCCTGCACAGCGAATGCCTCACCGGTGACGTGCTCGGCAGCCTCAAATGCGATTGCGGGCCGCAGCTCGACGCCGCGATCCGTGCCATCTCCGCCAGCGGATGGGGCATATTGCTCTATCTACGGCAGGAAGGGCGCGGGATCGGGCTGATCAACAAGCTGCGCGCCTATGCGCTGCAGGACCAGGGATTCGATACGGTCGACGCCAATACGCGGCTTGGCTTCGCGGTCGATTCGCGCAATTTCGCGGTCGCGGCGCGAATGCTCGACCTGCTCGGCCAGCGATCGGTACGGCTGCTGACCAATAATCCCGAGAAGGTGGCACAGCTCGAGGGGGCGGGCATCAAGGTGATCGAGCGCGTGTCGCACATCCTGCCGGCAAACCCGCACAACGAACGCTATCTGGCGACCAAGCGCGATCGCACCGGGCATCAATTCTAG
- a CDS encoding exodeoxyribonuclease III: MTLKIVSWNINSVRFRIEIVERFLREVSPDILCLQETKVIDGDFPTAPFRALGYKHIILHGQRMHHGVAIISRVPLVEDDRFDWQANREARHVGVRLENGVRLENVYVPAGGDVPNREVNPKFGQKLDFVERMTHWSAGLTVPSILVGDFNIAPLESDVWSHKQLLDVVSHTPIEVAALDGLRTSNDWVDLGRHFMPAPERLFTWWSYRAKDWLASDRGRRLDHMWATADVAKTATSHKVFEDCRSWLKPSDHVPIMTEFAL, from the coding sequence ATGACGCTGAAGATCGTTTCCTGGAACATTAACTCGGTACGGTTCCGTATCGAAATCGTCGAACGTTTCCTGCGCGAGGTGTCGCCCGACATCTTGTGCCTTCAGGAAACCAAGGTCATCGACGGGGACTTCCCCACGGCGCCATTCCGCGCGCTGGGGTACAAGCACATCATCCTGCACGGGCAACGCATGCACCACGGCGTGGCGATCATCAGCCGCGTGCCGCTGGTCGAGGACGACCGGTTCGACTGGCAGGCCAATCGCGAGGCGCGGCATGTCGGGGTGCGACTCGAAAACGGGGTGCGACTGGAGAATGTCTATGTGCCCGCCGGCGGCGACGTGCCGAATCGCGAGGTGAATCCGAAATTCGGCCAGAAGCTCGATTTCGTCGAGCGCATGACTCACTGGTCAGCCGGGCTGACCGTCCCGTCGATCCTGGTCGGCGACTTCAACATCGCTCCGCTCGAATCCGATGTGTGGAGCCACAAGCAGCTGCTCGACGTGGTGAGCCATACGCCGATCGAGGTCGCCGCGCTCGACGGCCTGCGAACATCGAACGACTGGGTCGATCTCGGCCGGCATTTCATGCCGGCACCCGAGCGGCTGTTCACCTGGTGGAGCTATCGGGCGAAGGACTGGCTAGCGTCCGATCGCGGGCGCCGGCTCGACCATATGTGGGCGACCGCCGACGTCGCGAAGACAGCCACCAGCCACAAGGTGTTCGAAGATTGCCGGAGCTGGCTGAAACCGTCCGACCATGTCCCGATCATGACAGAGTTCGCCCTGTGA
- a CDS encoding outer membrane lipoprotein carrier protein LolA: protein MILRNLSVLGALAVPALVAAAPSTGDLALVQSHLQSVQSLTASFSQTDRAGKVLTGTLTLKKPGKIRFQYEKGVPILIVGDGKALTFIDYSVKQVQRWPIGNSPLSVLLDPTKDMTRFAKVVPGADPRIISVEANDPKHPEYGRITLVFIRDESAPGGLMLQGWVALDSQNNRTTIRLSNQQFNAAVSDRTFNWNDPRRTLGRN, encoded by the coding sequence GTGATCCTTCGCAATCTGTCCGTGCTCGGGGCGCTCGCCGTTCCAGCACTGGTCGCGGCGGCCCCGTCCACCGGCGATCTCGCGCTCGTCCAGAGCCATCTCCAGTCAGTGCAGAGCCTGACCGCGTCGTTCAGCCAGACCGATCGCGCCGGCAAGGTCCTGACGGGCACGCTGACCCTGAAGAAACCCGGCAAGATCCGCTTCCAATATGAGAAGGGCGTGCCGATCCTGATCGTCGGCGATGGCAAGGCGCTGACCTTCATCGATTATTCGGTGAAGCAGGTGCAGCGCTGGCCGATCGGCAATTCGCCGCTCAGCGTGCTGCTCGACCCCACCAAGGACATGACGCGGTTCGCCAAGGTCGTGCCGGGAGCTGACCCACGGATCATCTCGGTCGAGGCGAACGACCCCAAGCATCCCGAATATGGCCGGATCACCCTTGTCTTCATCCGCGACGAGAGCGCGCCTGGCGGGCTGATGCTGCAAGGCTGGGTAGCCCTGGATTCCCAGAACAACAGAACGACGATCCGCCTGTCGAATCAGCAGTTCAACGCAGCCGTGAGCGACAGGACGTTCAATTGGAACGACCCGCGACGGACTTTGGGGAGAAACTGA
- a CDS encoding DNA translocase FtsK 4TM domain-containing protein has translation MASRAQPPLWRETVKAGAARSGALIGAIAIVAAAILVLIALVTYHPGDPSLNTASGGPAENWLGTPGAWTADLLFALFGLPVGLVLFTALMIALRLWNDVPVGRWRLMLIAALGGIALMGTTGALIRGSAVHWLPAGYGGMIGMTVADLLRWATGFIGDAAIRLWTVRGVAVLTGLAGAGVWALSFVIDIGDRPRRLPRPRPAKAERRTPEQEVFAPEPARKPTPRALATPDSRPGPVIAERTLAPSVAKPKAKQASFDLGDNSQLPPLDLLKPAPPAPGGPVDKAALERNARLLESVLDDFHVKGQIINIRPGPVVTMYELEPASGIKASRVIQLADDIARNMSAISARVATIPGRTVIGIELPNVRRETVGLHELIGSQSFDDQSASLPLVLGKNIAGDPVIADLAPMPHLLVAGTTGSGKSVGLNCMILSLLYRLRPDQCRMIMIDPKMLELSMYEDIPHLLSPVVTDPAKAVRALKWAVEQMEERYRMMSSVGVRSLASFNEKVRAARQKGQPLGRRVQTGYDAETGQPVYEEETLDFQPLPQIVVIVDELADLMMTAGKEVEFLIQRLAQKARAAGIHLIMATQRPSVDVITGVIKANLPTRISFHVTSKIDSRTILGEQGAEQLLGKGDMLYMPGGKGIVRVHGPFVSDDEVRAVADHWRAQGRPDYIQSVTEEPEDGFALDGAPDGEDSAEDQQYRSAIQLVVESQKASTSWLQRQLRIGYNSAARLIERMEKDGVVSRPDHVGRRDVLRDRDGNPL, from the coding sequence ATGGCTAGCCGGGCGCAGCCGCCCTTGTGGCGCGAGACGGTGAAGGCGGGCGCCGCGCGCAGCGGCGCGCTGATCGGCGCGATCGCGATCGTGGCCGCCGCGATCCTCGTGCTGATCGCGCTCGTCACCTATCATCCGGGCGATCCCTCGCTGAACACCGCGTCAGGCGGGCCAGCGGAGAACTGGCTGGGGACGCCGGGGGCCTGGACCGCCGACCTGCTGTTCGCGCTGTTCGGCCTGCCGGTCGGCCTGGTGCTGTTCACCGCCCTGATGATCGCGCTGCGCCTGTGGAACGACGTGCCGGTCGGGCGCTGGCGATTGATGCTCATCGCGGCGCTGGGCGGCATCGCGCTGATGGGCACGACCGGCGCCCTGATCCGCGGTTCGGCCGTGCACTGGCTGCCGGCGGGCTATGGCGGCATGATCGGCATGACGGTTGCCGACCTGCTGCGCTGGGCGACCGGCTTCATCGGCGACGCGGCCATCCGGCTGTGGACGGTGCGCGGCGTCGCGGTTCTCACCGGCCTGGCAGGCGCCGGCGTCTGGGCGCTGAGCTTCGTCATCGATATCGGCGACAGGCCGCGCCGCCTGCCCAGGCCCCGGCCGGCAAAGGCGGAACGGCGCACGCCCGAACAGGAGGTATTCGCCCCCGAACCGGCGCGAAAGCCCACCCCCCGCGCATTGGCGACCCCCGATTCGCGGCCCGGCCCGGTCATTGCCGAACGCACGCTCGCGCCGTCCGTCGCCAAGCCAAAGGCCAAACAGGCGTCGTTCGACCTGGGCGACAATTCGCAGCTTCCCCCGCTCGACCTGCTGAAACCCGCGCCACCCGCCCCGGGCGGGCCAGTCGACAAGGCAGCGCTTGAGCGCAATGCCCGGCTGCTCGAATCGGTGCTCGACGATTTCCACGTCAAGGGCCAGATCATCAACATCCGGCCCGGCCCGGTGGTGACGATGTACGAACTCGAACCGGCATCGGGGATCAAGGCGAGCCGGGTGATCCAGCTCGCCGACGATATCGCGCGCAACATGTCGGCGATCTCGGCACGCGTCGCGACGATTCCGGGGCGCACCGTGATCGGCATCGAGCTGCCCAATGTTCGGCGCGAGACGGTTGGGCTGCACGAACTGATCGGGTCGCAGAGCTTCGACGACCAGTCGGCCTCGCTGCCGCTGGTGCTGGGCAAGAACATCGCCGGCGACCCGGTCATCGCCGATCTGGCGCCGATGCCCCATCTGCTCGTCGCCGGCACGACCGGTTCGGGCAAGTCGGTCGGCCTCAACTGCATGATCCTGTCGCTGCTCTACCGGCTGCGGCCGGACCAGTGCCGCATGATCATGATCGATCCCAAGATGCTCGAACTGAGCATGTACGAGGACATTCCCCACCTGCTCTCCCCGGTCGTCACCGACCCCGCCAAGGCGGTCCGTGCGCTGAAATGGGCGGTCGAGCAGATGGAGGAACGCTATCGCATGATGTCCTCGGTCGGGGTGCGCAGCCTGGCCAGCTTCAACGAGAAGGTGCGCGCGGCACGGCAGAAGGGCCAGCCGCTCGGCCGCCGCGTGCAGACCGGTTATGATGCCGAAACCGGCCAGCCGGTCTATGAGGAGGAGACGCTCGACTTCCAGCCCTTGCCGCAGATCGTGGTGATCGTCGACGAGCTCGCCGACCTGATGATGACCGCGGGCAAGGAAGTGGAATTCCTGATCCAGCGGCTCGCGCAGAAAGCACGCGCGGCGGGCATCCACCTGATCATGGCGACTCAGCGCCCCTCGGTCGACGTCATCACCGGCGTGATCAAGGCGAACCTGCCGACTCGGATCAGCTTCCACGTCACCTCTAAGATCGATTCGCGCACGATTCTCGGCGAGCAGGGCGCCGAGCAGCTGCTGGGCAAGGGCGACATGCTCTACATGCCCGGCGGCAAGGGCATCGTCCGTGTCCATGGACCGTTCGTCAGCGACGACGAGGTGCGCGCGGTCGCCGATCACTGGCGCGCCCAGGGCCGGCCCGACTATATCCAGTCAGTCACCGAAGAGCCCGAGGATGGCTTCGCGCTCGACGGCGCGCCGGATGGCGAGGATTCGGCCGAGGACCAGCAATATCGATCGGCGATCCAGCTTGTCGTCGAAAGCCAGAAGGCCTCGACCTCCTGGCTCCAGCGCCAGCTCCGCATCGGCTATAATTCGGCGGCGCGGCTGATCGAGCGGATGGAGAAGGACGGCGTCGTGAGCCGGCCTGACCATGTCGGCCGGCGCGACGTGCTGCGCGACCGCGACGGGAACCCGTTGTAA
- a CDS encoding UbiH/UbiF/VisC/COQ6 family ubiquinone biosynthesis hydroxylase, with product MDKADVIILGGGLVGSALAVALDAHGLTAIVIDIADPEVILAAGFDGRASAIASAPYRMLEAIGVVDRLAGFGCPIQGIRVSDGLEPGALDFEPDAESGALGHMFENRRLRGALLEAAEAAAGVDVRMKTRAISVDRGAHGVTVTLDSGAVVTAPLLIAAEGRNSPTRESAGLKVARWTYDHAALVTSLHHEHSHENIAYEIFYPQGPFAILPLNDDAQGHRSAIVWSVRRDEAPGMLKLSDRGFLAEAEKKMGGFLGRLGPLGARSSYPLGFHHAATITSGRLALVGDAAHGIHPIAGQGVNVGFRDVATLVEVLVEGKRLGLDLGDPQLLARYERWRSLDTFMVAAATDGLTRLFGIPGRTASAVRRFGLSAVQKLPPLKDRFMAEARGESGEVPKLLQGLTV from the coding sequence ATGGACAAAGCGGACGTCATCATTCTGGGCGGTGGCCTGGTCGGCAGCGCGCTGGCGGTGGCGCTCGACGCGCACGGCCTCACCGCGATCGTCATCGACATCGCCGACCCGGAGGTGATCCTGGCCGCCGGCTTCGACGGGCGCGCCTCGGCGATCGCCAGCGCCCCCTATCGCATGCTTGAAGCGATCGGCGTGGTCGATCGGCTGGCGGGTTTCGGGTGCCCGATCCAGGGCATCCGGGTCAGCGACGGGCTCGAGCCGGGCGCGCTCGATTTCGAGCCCGATGCCGAGAGCGGCGCGCTCGGCCATATGTTCGAGAATCGCCGGCTGCGCGGGGCGCTGCTCGAAGCGGCCGAGGCGGCTGCCGGCGTCGACGTCAGGATGAAGACGCGCGCCATATCGGTCGATCGCGGTGCGCACGGTGTCACCGTCACGCTCGATTCGGGCGCGGTGGTCACCGCCCCGTTGCTGATCGCCGCCGAGGGCCGGAACTCGCCGACGCGCGAATCGGCCGGGCTGAAGGTCGCGCGCTGGACCTATGATCACGCCGCGCTCGTCACCTCGCTGCATCACGAGCATTCCCATGAGAACATCGCCTACGAGATCTTCTATCCGCAGGGGCCCTTCGCGATCCTGCCGCTGAACGACGACGCGCAGGGCCATCGCTCGGCGATCGTCTGGTCGGTACGCCGGGACGAGGCGCCGGGCATGCTGAAATTGTCCGATCGCGGTTTCCTTGCCGAGGCGGAGAAGAAGATGGGCGGTTTCCTCGGGCGGCTCGGCCCGCTCGGCGCGCGGTCGAGCTATCCGCTCGGCTTCCACCACGCAGCGACGATCACGTCCGGCCGGCTGGCGCTGGTCGGCGACGCGGCGCACGGCATCCACCCGATCGCGGGTCAGGGGGTCAATGTCGGCTTTCGCGACGTCGCGACGCTGGTCGAGGTGCTGGTCGAGGGCAAGCGTCTTGGCCTCGATCTCGGCGATCCCCAGCTTCTCGCCCGCTATGAGCGCTGGCGCAGCCTCGATACCTTCATGGTCGCGGCCGCCACTGACGGGCTGACCCGGCTGTTCGGCATTCCCGGGCGAACAGCCTCCGCCGTGCGCCGCTTCGGCCTGTCGGCGGTGCAGAAGCTCCCGCCACTCAAGGACCGCTTCATGGCCGAGGCGCGGGGCGAATCGGGCGAGGTGCCGAAGCTGCTCCAGGGGCTTACCGTCTAG
- a CDS encoding LON peptidase substrate-binding domain-containing protein produces MTDAPTTTRLSIFPLPGALLFPGMHLPLHIFEPRYRAMVSDSMARDRRIGMIQPRPGPLAPGEAPALFEIGCVGRIAEFEASEDGRYNLVLEGLSLFRIVRELDVTTAFRQVEALLLPVAGEPEILSLSRRSSLEMESRRFADTQGYAVDWEAVNRLDDEALVNGIAQIAPFDVAAKQALLEAPGIEDRAELIIQLMQFFGRHDGEDSVTLQ; encoded by the coding sequence ATGACCGACGCGCCGACCACGACTCGGCTCTCCATCTTCCCGCTGCCCGGCGCGCTGCTGTTTCCCGGCATGCACCTGCCGCTCCACATCTTCGAGCCGCGATACCGCGCGATGGTATCCGATTCGATGGCGCGCGACCGGCGCATCGGCATGATCCAGCCACGCCCCGGCCCGCTGGCGCCGGGCGAGGCACCGGCGCTGTTCGAGATCGGCTGTGTCGGCCGGATCGCCGAGTTCGAGGCAAGCGAGGACGGCCGCTACAATCTGGTGCTTGAGGGCCTCTCGCTGTTCCGCATCGTGCGCGAGCTCGACGTGACGACGGCGTTCCGCCAGGTCGAGGCGCTGTTGCTGCCGGTAGCGGGCGAGCCCGAGATATTGTCGCTCTCGCGGCGATCGTCGCTTGAAATGGAATCGCGCCGTTTCGCCGATACGCAGGGCTATGCGGTCGACTGGGAGGCGGTGAACCGGCTCGACGACGAGGCGCTGGTCAACGGCATCGCGCAGATCGCGCCGTTCGACGTCGCGGCGAAGCAGGCGCTGCTGGAAGCACCAGGAATCGAGGACCGTGCCGAGCTGATCATCCAGCTAATGCAGTTCTTCGGCCGCCACGACGGCGAGGATTCGGTAACGCTGCAGTGA
- a CDS encoding methylated-DNA--[protein]-cysteine S-methyltransferase produces the protein MADYQLFDTRNGVAAIAWTEAGVVGFRLPADSADATERSLLRRFPGAVRRAPPTRIAETIAAAQRYFDGEETDFSAVKVDLGEQAPFFAQIYESVRRLGWGQTTTYGAVAKELGAGPESARDVGQAMASNPVPLIVPCHRVLAAGGKVGGFSAPGGSESKLKMLAIEGVDLRPPEPAQQGFGF, from the coding sequence GTGGCCGACTATCAGCTTTTCGACACGAGAAACGGCGTCGCCGCGATCGCCTGGACCGAGGCCGGCGTGGTGGGGTTCCGCCTGCCCGCTGATTCTGCCGATGCCACGGAACGGTCGCTGCTTCGCCGTTTTCCCGGTGCGGTGCGTCGCGCGCCACCGACGCGGATCGCGGAGACCATCGCGGCGGCGCAGCGTTATTTCGACGGCGAGGAAACGGATTTCTCCGCCGTGAAGGTCGATCTGGGCGAGCAGGCGCCGTTCTTCGCGCAAATCTACGAATCGGTGCGGCGACTCGGCTGGGGCCAGACCACCACCTATGGCGCGGTGGCGAAGGAACTCGGTGCCGGCCCCGAATCGGCGCGTGACGTAGGGCAGGCCATGGCATCCAATCCGGTACCGCTGATCGTGCCGTGCCACCGCGTGCTGGCGGCGGGCGGCAAGGTCGGGGGCTTCTCTGCTCCGGGCGGTTCAGAATCGAAGCTGAAGATGCTGGCGATCGAAGGAGTCGATTTGCGGCCACCCGAACCGGCTCAACAAGGGTTCGGCTTTTAG
- a CDS encoding CsbD family protein yields MNEDTLKGEGRNLGGKVTEAVGKVTGDQATQAQGVADQITGNLQQSYGAAKDAVAQGVGPLADKARTFAKERPWATAALVGTLALAVINTLRGKKA; encoded by the coding sequence ATGAACGAGGATACGCTCAAGGGAGAAGGCCGCAATCTTGGCGGCAAGGTCACTGAAGCAGTCGGCAAGGTAACGGGCGACCAGGCCACACAGGCGCAGGGCGTCGCCGACCAGATCACCGGCAACCTCCAGCAGAGCTATGGCGCCGCGAAGGATGCGGTCGCGCAGGGCGTTGGCCCCCTGGCGGACAAGGCCAGGACATTCGCCAAGGAACGCCCCTGGGCCACGGCCGCGCTGGTCGGCACGCTCGCGCTGGCGGTGATCAACACGCTGCGCGGCAAAAAGGCCTGA
- a CDS encoding KTSC domain-containing protein, whose translation MIRSYDYDPAERRLDLEFVSGRRYSYLDVPESVVDAMRRVSSKGGFFNRRIRDHYPYVEHG comes from the coding sequence GTGATCCGCTCCTATGACTACGACCCGGCCGAGAGGCGGCTCGACCTCGAGTTCGTCAGCGGCCGGCGCTATTCCTATCTCGACGTGCCCGAATCGGTGGTCGACGCGATGCGCCGGGTCTCCTCGAAGGGTGGTTTCTTCAACCGCCGGATCCGCGACCATTATCCCTATGTCGAACATGGCTGA